A region of the Vigna unguiculata cultivar IT97K-499-35 chromosome 9, ASM411807v1, whole genome shotgun sequence genome:
AGGCACCGTTACATAACCAGTGCCATCCCTCTCTCTCAAAAACACAACACCGGTGCCATCCATCTACACCGGTGCCATCCCAAAGTTGTAGCCCTACAACACCTCCAACACCATTCACGGCACCACCGTAACACCTCTCACGACCATTACCACACCCCAAACATCATCATCAGAGGAAGTACTACACTGGTTTGGGAAGAAACAAATGCAAGGGCAAGGGCAATGTGGTAAACAATCTCCTAATACTCGCTAATCTCTGCTTTTATCATGgatgaaataatttttcaatccCTCAAATCAGCATTCGCATATCGCTCCATATCTGTGAAATGGAACACATCTGAAAAATAAATCCGCGCTCCCAAATTCAATTAAACAGTGTTATTCCCTCAAGATAACAGGTCGTAAGTCCAGTAACACAAACATCAATAACTTGatgataaattgtaattattttgattacttttaaaaagacaatttgtattataattattgtgattaatatttattcagaaaatgtactataattaatttgatttgatctTAGAGTGTGACCTTTTCAGGAAAAGAGTAACCTAAATTCCAAACAAAgtaataactatttataatgCATTTTAAGGCTGAGCAAGGATGAAAGTTTAATAATAGTAGCACTAACAATGGGGATTTACTAGTATTTTTTTCTCGAAATTGCTACAGTCACAAGTTTGATTTGCAATTTAGCAAACGAAAGTGTTAGCAGTTTAGAGCTGTTCCAGATTATGTTATACCTCGTGAAAATTAACCATAAAGTTAAAAACAGGGGGGACAAGAGAGAATGTTTAACCAAAAGGGGGAGAAAAGGTGAAATGAAGAGTTGAGATAAATACACTTTCAGACAAATTAAATTGCTTCAACTAGCAGATACCTAGACTTTCTATATGCTCACAAGTTCATATCGTCAATGAGACAAGTCCTATAACTGCTTTTCTGCACACAAGTTAGAAAAATCACATTTATCAATGGAATTATCAAACACAGATATAACACAGATATACAAAGAATATGTAACTTTTTGGGGCGTATGTAGCTGTAGCATGTGCTCTCCACACCTTTTGGTGACAGGCTATGAACCATCTTTAGTATGCAATTGCAATCCTCCAAGCCAAGGCAAGCTGCAGGCCAACTAAGAAACCTAAGCTATCCAACTCCAACTCAAGATCATTATATCTTAAAACACAAAAACTCAAACCTTCCCAGAACTTGCTTTCATGGAGAGATTCCAAAGACTTCCAACCACGACAAGTGACGCaagaaaaatgagaaactgTGAGAGCGTGGCATGAGGTTACTTTAAGAAATTAATTAGTTTACACTTAAACCACCACAGCTTGACCAGTAATTCCATCATGAAGCTGAAGCGAGCCATCCTTCATCAAATTTAGGCTTAAACTCTTGAATCTCTCTCTTGAATATTGCCTGGACGCTTTTCTCCAGTCAGTTCCCGTCTTCATCATTGCGACGAACTCCTCGTAACTAATGCGACCATCCTGTGAAATGAATACAGAAAATTGACAAACGATGGAAATACTTATAGAGAAGCAAGCATGACGTGTATATGAGATGATAAAAGAATGTAACGTGAGAGGCAGCAAATACTTGTAATTTCCATTGAAACTTCACAcgtagtaaatataaaatgcatGAGAGTCAAACCTTGTCAGTGTCTACTTCACGCATGATATCATGTAATACATCAGCATCAGTTTCTCCTGACTCATCTGCTAATGCTTCTTGTAACTCGCCAGACTCAATATAACCACTCCCATCTTTGTCAAAAAACTTGAATGCTTTGTGGAAATGCTCATCGTTCTCCATTTTTTGCAAGTGAATTGTAACAGCTACAAACTCTCCATAGTCAAGTACTCCGTTCCCATCAACATCAGCCTGTGTAATTCAAAACAAAGGAAACCATTATTGAATCACAAATTTGTTATACAAATACACTTGACAGGTCCAAGATTAAGGGATAAAAAGTAACTCAATTTATTTGACTTCAGATATATGTTGTGTTTTTGATAAACTGGTGCCACTTTCCTACAGCAATATCTAAAACAATCTCCGCAAGAGAGACATAAAAAAGAGATATCCATAATTGATATAACCTTTAGCatcattttttaatacaaattaagaCTTACGAAATATTACCATAAAATAAAGGTTCCTACAAGTAGATTTAGACATATATACACCACACTATTGGGGTTAAATGCAACATACTGGCATATTAAATTATGCTTACTCATTTCATCATCCAAATAGCTAGACAAGTCACATTTGTCATACACATGGCACATTCATACGTAATGGAGTATATAGTAGAGAGAGAAAAAGTCTAATTCCTGTAGAACTCTGCCCTGGTTGTTCAAAGTGCATTGACttttaagaaatgaagaaaGTCCCAAAAAAATGCTTCCAAGAGCTCCACGGACTTACTCAAGTCATAATATAGCGGTAATGACAAAATAACTGATATTATTTGAAGTAACTACATTATAAacgatatataattatagaagtTTACCACTTCCATCAGCATCTTTATCTCTGGCTCAGCCAATTGTGAACCAACTTTCCTCAATCCAGCCTTCAGCTCCTCATATGTTACTCTGCCATCTTTGTCAGTATCCATCAATGTAAACATATCTTTGATTATTTCTACTTCTTCAACAGATAAATGCTCTGCAATTACCTGTAGCATTCGTTCAAAGCAACATAAATCACCAACTTTTCAACTTACTATTTCAATCACAGAGACTTGAGTAAACAATCAAGCATAAACCAGGACAGATGCTAACCCGCAGAGCTCTCTTTTTGAATCTATTCATCACAGAAAACTGCTTAAGCCTTGACCTCACAATATCTCCCAATGGAACATTTGGAGCTTTCTTTGCGTTTTGCAGCCAGGGATGTTCtgtaaacataattaaagattgtAAATATTCACAAGATAGACCTCATGTACAGTCCTATCTGCCAACCCATGTCGTAAGGGTtcaaatatttaacaatttatttttcctttttgagAAGGGGGAAATGGGTGAGaagaatgattttgaaaaatcaaatgcTAGACACAGCTGTTTCAAACTGTTGCAACACTATATGATTTTGAAGCCCCCCACAAGATAAACCTATTTAGTTATCAAAACAAAACCTTCTAAGACGCAAAAATTGACCACAAATATCActgttaatataaaaataaaaagaacaataaaaaaataaaaaaatacaactatTCAGCTTCAAAGAAGTGAGAGTTTATTCTCTCTTCACTCCTATCTACCTTAGCAAGACATAATGCATTTTAAACCGAGAAACAGATGGAAAATGAACCCAGCGTGGGCTATGAACCGTGGTTGAAACTTGAAACCCATTTCTTGTAAAGTTATAGCTTGCTAACAAGCCCAACAGAAGCAAAAATAGGAGCATCCTAACCATAAGTGAACAGTGTGCCCAGTTGAGTCAGCGGAAAATATATGACTGAGTGAAGAAGACTTTCAACCAAAGTGTTAGAGCTATGACtttgaaaaatgaatattttaatttccacATATTATAGCCATACCAACAAAATGTGAAGCGGTTTTCGTTCCAAATTCCCCACCTTCCCAGTTTCCACCAACTCATCCAAGCAACCCCTAAATGtataacaaataacaattaatcCTAAGCTCCACCCACTAATCCCACTATAACGGAAAATTTTCCCAAGCCTTATAGCTACCTATTCTAGAACAGAGCCATGTTTAGCAAATAGTATAAGGGCTTTTACTTTTTTCTGATATCCCCATCTTCATTTTACGGGCTTTCTGCGGACAAATTTCGTCCACGCAAATTTCAAGTCATATTAGACGGTGCACGCAAGTTCAATAATCAAGCGGAGAAGGAAACTAATGTTTATGCGGCATCCTTCATGGACACCGATACCAATGTACAAAAGTTATAGTGATACCTGACAGGTCATTTATTGAAAGCCTACAAAACATTCTGAAATCTGAAACACGCTTATCATACTTCTGTACCAAAACCAATTCCTACTAAACACGCAGAGATCAGAAACACACTCGTCATACCTCTCCACTAGATCCAATTCCAAGGAAACCACAATGGCGAAGGTTAACATATTtcagtacaaaaaatatataaagaaaattaaaaacctcAATTATTCAAAAACCCAACATCATGCCACCCAGTTAGTAGACAGTAGTACACACTAAACCAGACAGTACAGAGAGTGAATGGCTTACCAAGAACCTGTTCAGCTGTCAAACGCTTTTTAGGATCAGGCTCCAACATTCGGCGCACAAGGCTCTTGGCACTCTCCGATATCTGCGGCCAAGGTTCCCTCTTGAAGTCAATCACACCCCTCAAGATCGCCAACGCCACACCTTGCTCAGTCTCTGCCACACCCAAAAGCCACACAACACAAGAACCTCAAATCAAATCCAGAAACTGCTAAATCCATCCAAATAgaacaacaaaaacacaaatCCCTACCTGCCCAAAACGGGGGCACCCCACACAACAAAATGTAAAGAATCACTCCAGCACTCCACACATCCACCTCCGGCCCGTAATTCCGCTTCAGAACCTCCGGCGCCATGTAGTAAGGACTCCCAACAATCTCCGCAAACCTCTCCCCTAACAAAAACcccaaaaaaatttcaaaaaaataacacaatttgAACAGTTCTTGTTGTAAGTTCTTAATTGTCTTACCTGGTTTGAAGAACACGGAGAGGCCAAAATCGATGGCTTTGAGAGCGGAATTTTCCTTCTTATTCGCGAAGAGGAAGTTCTCAGGCTTAAGGTCTCTGTGCATGACGCCATTGCTATGGCACATCCTCACGACTTCAGCGATGGTGCGCGCCACGGCGGCGGCCGCACGCTCGCTGTAGTGTCCTCGGGCGACGATTCTGTCGAAAAGTTCTCCTCCCTCGCAGAGCTCCATCACGAGGTGCACGTTCTCGTTGTCCTCGTAGGTAGCCTTGAGCTTCACCACGTTGGGATGCTCCGGAAGCGTGGACATGATAGCCACCTCGCGCCGCACGTCCTCGATGTCCACGGCGGTTCGCAGCTTCCTCTTCGAGATCGATTTGCAGGCCAACGCCTCCTTGGTTTCCCGGTCCGTGCAGAGGTAGGTGATACCGAACTCACCCCGGCCCAATTCCCGGCCCAATATGTACTTATCGCTTATGCGCGTCCTGTGGCTCATTGGAATCACATCCTTCAGAACGCGGATCGGCGCCGCCGACCGCCCCGGTTCGTCCGAAAATGGGTTCGGCTTTTTCTGGTTCGCCTCCTTTTTCCGGGCGCGGTTGCCGTCGCTCGACTTCTTGCTATTGTCTTCCACCACATCAGCTTTCGCACACACGTTGCAGTTTCCCATACTGCGTTTTCTAGAAGAAGCTTCTAGAAGGGTGGGAGTGGGAGTCTAGGTTTACTTGTGTAATATCGCCGCCGGTGGGTTTTCCGGCGGAGGAAAGCACCagatgagagagagagagagagagagagaaaagttcagtagagaaaaaggaaaacaaattggTGGCTTTTGGaaattaagtaataataaattgagaattaaaaatACTCATCCAGTTATATCACAATTTGtatcttcaaatcttcaaaaaAGAATATCCCAAAGCTCAACAATACTATTCAATACTGTTTGGTACTAAAATGCTCCAAAGAATGCCCTTCTACACGTGAAATTGTTCAATACACCTCTTTCCTTTTCtcaaaaattatcaaaaaaacatttattaaaatatataattcttttatgattttaatctGGAAACAATTGTATTCTGAAGAATATATGTCAGAAACTCTATATTTCtctgaaaatatatttctctGCCCATAATGTCTCACACGTGTTTCTGAATTCttgttttaatatatactatatatgtataaatataaggaattaattaaattttgtcggGTGTCATTAAATATGTACCggaaaaagttaaaaagtatatttttttaattcactttttattCGTGAAAGTTATAATACCGGGgagcttatttttatttttatttgataatttctGTTTATAATCTTGTTTAGTTTTAATTAGCTTTGactaacaataaaaatatgctacaattatatattttactaaatCTATGATAAACAAAAGGAACGgaaatatcttaaaattaaaataaattattttattactgagaaaaataat
Encoded here:
- the LOC114163387 gene encoding calcium-dependent protein kinase 10-like — translated: MGNCNVCAKADVVEDNSKKSSDGNRARKKEANQKKPNPFSDEPGRSAAPIRVLKDVIPMSHRTRISDKYILGRELGRGEFGITYLCTDRETKEALACKSISKRKLRTAVDIEDVRREVAIMSTLPEHPNVVKLKATYEDNENVHLVMELCEGGELFDRIVARGHYSERAAAAVARTIAEVVRMCHSNGVMHRDLKPENFLFANKKENSALKAIDFGLSVFFKPGERFAEIVGSPYYMAPEVLKRNYGPEVDVWSAGVILYILLCGVPPFWAETEQGVALAILRGVIDFKREPWPQISESAKSLVRRMLEPDPKKRLTAEQVLEHPWLQNAKKAPNVPLGDIVRSRLKQFSVMNRFKKRALRVIAEHLSVEEVEIIKDMFTLMDTDKDGRVTYEELKAGLRKVGSQLAEPEIKMLMEVADVDGNGVLDYGEFVAVTIHLQKMENDEHFHKAFKFFDKDGSGYIESGELQEALADESGETDADVLHDIMREVDTDKDGRISYEEFVAMMKTGTDWRKASRQYSRERFKSLSLNLMKDGSLQLHDGITGQAVVV